In Papaver somniferum cultivar HN1 chromosome 1, ASM357369v1, whole genome shotgun sequence, a genomic segment contains:
- the LOC113339272 gene encoding S-norcoclaurine synthase 2-like: MMKPAIFVVVFVFIFMGKGADSMRYELNNEIDVPLSASSIWGVYACKELPKLIVKLLPEVFDRIDYIEGNGGVGTVIRIVFPPGEVPRSYKEMFRKIDHVHRVKEVEQISGGYLAMGVTSYVDKFKIIRTGPNSCTIRSTTEYEVPDHLADKVKNLISIEGLVPMAKAIVEYVKEFGDYGQCLGNNLAHIALPEGN, encoded by the exons atgatgaaaccagCAATTTTTGTGGTGGTTTTTGTGTTCATTTTCATGGGGAAAGGAGCGGATTCAATGAGGTATGAACTTAATAACGAGATTGATGTTCCATTATCAGCCAGTTCTATTTGGGGAGTTTACGCTTGTAAAGAACTCCCTAAGCTCATCGTTAAATTACTTCCCGAAGTTTTTGATCGGATCGATTATATAGAAGGAAATGGAGGCGTCGGTACCGTCATTCGCATTGTTTTTCCTCCTG GGGAAGTGCCGCGGTCATATAAAGAGATGTTCAGGAAAATAGATCATGTTCATCGTGTGAAGGAGGTGGAGCAAATTTCAGGAGGGTACCTAGCCATGGGTGTGACATCTTACGTGGATAAGTTCAAAATCATAAGAACTGGTCCAAATTCATGTACCATCAGATCCACAACGGAATACGAAGTCCCGGATCATCTTGCTGATAAAGTCAAGAACCTAATCAGTATTGAGGGTCTGGTTCCGATGGCTAAAGCCATTGTTGAGTATGTGAAGGAATTCGGTGATTATGGACAATGCCTGGGGAACAATTTAGCTCATATAGCTTTGCCTGAAGGCAATTGA